cagtgcaaacgagATCCCTCGGCACTATTGTCCCCGGTTTTGGCTGATATGGCACCCAGGGGCAAATCTAGAGCACGAAGGACCTGAGTGCACACTTCATTTACGCATGTAATAGAAATCTAAGTCTAACATATACAATGACAAAAAATGCTTACCAAAATGAAAAATCTGGTAGTACATGACTAAGTATAATTAAGCTGAAGTTTGGGCTGCACGTAAGCAATTTGGCTTTCATGGGCTGCCTGCAGCCTGCTGGGCAGCTGAAGGTGGTGcacgcattttttttctagggaGTGCACAAAAGGTAAAAATTAGATGCTAATGactaaaaactaaaattttcccTGGTGCCTGTGCACTCGGCAGGGTGAACATGGCGTCATCCCTGATGGCGCCTATATGGCTCCTATGACTAAGTATTCATCCTAGGTAACATTGACATGGCAGTttgatctttaaaaaaaataaaatgagcaaaattgaaaactaacaaattaaaacaaaacataCAGGGCCCATATGCtcctttaatttttctttttagatcaAACTGacacgtaagcgtcacgtcaatgccacgtgtgATGAAGACCTAGTTAAAAGAGACACATGGGCGCCATATCAGCTAAAACCAGGGACAATACTGTCAATGGACCTTATTTGCattggttttataagttggggatgcgttgtatccggttatATGCGTTCTAGGAAGACTCGGCGACAAAAATtgggatctaaagtgaacttatccGTTACTTGCATAACAAAATGTTATGGACTTCATCTTGTCTTGTTGTTGCTAGTACTTTCTAGAGCACTCAGTGTGGAGGGATGGCAGCGGCAGCTCGCTTGttgccggtggcggcgaagcgactaacggcgagggcgaggcgcctctccacctccacctcgacGTCCCCGCCCGCCACTGCCGTACTCTACGACCAGCACGGTCCGCCCGACAAAGTCCTCAGGGTGGCTgagctgccggcggcggagatcgGCGAGCGCGATGTGTGCGTGCGGATGTTGGCCGCCCCCATCAACCCCTCCGACCTCAACCGCGTGGAGGGCGTCTACCCCGttcgccctcccctccccgccgccgtcgcaggcTACGAGGGGGTCGGCCAGGTCCAcgccctcggcgccgccgtcgattcCCGGCTCCTCTCCCCCGGCGACTGGGTCATCCCTTCTCCGCCCTCCTTGGGCACTTGGCAGACCTACATCGTCAACCCAGCCACCGCCTGGCACAGGGTTCGCTCCGATGTGCCTCCCCAAtacgccgccaccgtcaccgtcAACCCACTCACCGCGCTCAGGATGCTCCGCGACTTCATTAACCTCGCCCCTGGTCTCTCTGTCActgctttcttctcttttctttccctgTAATTAAGTCTCACCCCTGGCCCTGGATACGTTTGTTTCAGGTGACACTCTTGTCCAGAATGGCGCtaccagcattgtcggccagtGCGTCATTCAGCTCGCCAAACTGCATGGTCTTCACACCATCAACATCATAAGGGACAGGTATGTATGCCTACCTACACTACATCAACTCATTCTGCATCCAAGCTACCCAATTGATGATGACTACGCTAGCATCTCCATAATTTGTTCTATAGGCCTGGTTCACAAGAGGCCAAGGACAAACTTAAACAGCTTGGAGCAGATCATGTGTTTACGGAAAGCCAGCTAGACATCAAGAATATCAAAAGCTTATTGGTACTTCTCCCTACAGGCCTGCATTTCCGTTTCTTAATTCAACCTCAAACTACCTACTTGTCCACCCtttttcataataaatatatGAACTAATGTGGTAAATTGTATTTACTCACTCTGATACTGTTGAACCAGTCCCCTGTATTATGGAAATGCTTCCACACATGGATGATCCTTGTAGACGCTTTTACATTTCTGCTAATAGAAATGGAGGGATACCCACCCTTTTgatcaaacaaaaagaaacttGGAATGCTTGGGCTCCTAACTAAACTTAGTCATGAGTTTTACTTGAAGCTATTTTGCTGCTTCACTGCTAAATGTTACAGTGCTGTTTCATTTAATTAATGGGAGTGCCTCGCACTAaacaattatctaaaaaattaacAGTAAGGAACAGGACAATCTCAACTGTTTCATTATACTGCTGCTATTTTGTTTACTGTGGTATCAGGGTGCTTTGCCAGAACCTGCATTAGGGTTGAATTGTGTTGGAGGAAATGCTGCTTCTGTCGTACTGAAATTTTTAAGGTAGTGCTTTAAACATGAACAAAATTCTGATTAGAACCATCTTTGTCTTCCACATATATTTATAAACTCTCTCTTTAGGCAAGGTGGCACAATGGTGACATATGGTGGAATGTCCAAGAAACCTGTTACTGTTTCTACTTCATCTTTCATTTTTAAGGTTAGTACATCAGATCTTGGTCCTTAACAGTTGTCGACAGGATTTCTAATTTCATATGCAATTTACTCCAGTTGTATACTCTAAATGTTTATACCAATCTACTGCTTGAAGCTTCTGGCATCGTAATATTAGACTAGTCTAGAATTAGAATCAGGGGCTTGTTTCTCTCATAAGCACAAGTCATAGGGGCGGCTCTGTTAGACAATTGATCAGTGAACACACGAATTTGTTTCTGCATCAAAAGTATCACCTGTGAAGTACTATATCATAAAGTTTTGAAACATCATGTAGTTCCGAAAGAAGAAACCCTGCATGGAAGTTTGAAAGACCAATCGTTTCTTTGTGCTACCATGTATCATGTCGTTTATGTCAATAACTTAGCATGGTTTTCGTAGACAGTATTTAACACAATGCTATTTTGTTAAGTAGGATCTTTCTCTAAGAGGATTCTGGCTACAGAAGTGGATGAGTTCAGATAAGGCAGAGGAATCTAGAACAATGATAGACTACCTGTTGGACCTGGTGCACGAGGGCAAACTTAAATACGAGTACGTAATGCTACTCTCTTCTTGAATTGCTGTTGGATTACACAGTATGAAACAAATGTAGGTCCTATCATATATGAGGGAGAAATGAATTGTTTTCGTACAGGATGGAGTTGACGCCCTTCAGTGACTTCCATTTGGCTCTTGATAAGGCACTCGGCAAACATGGAAGCCAACCAAAGCAGGTTCTCAAGTTCTAAGATAATGCAAGGACAACGGATGAGAGAGCTTGTATTACAAAAACAGGAGTAGAAAAAAGGATGTAAACAGTGCATGTGTGCGTGGCTAGGGGATCGGTGGCCTCTTTCAGTAGTAGTTACCAGGCTGACTTGGGAAGCGGCAAATATGTTTTGCGGTGATTGCAGCGGATCTCTGTCCAATAATGGCCGCTTCACTTCAGATGTCTTCTTTGAGAGGATCACTTCACTTGAGAGTAGAAAGACGTAGTATATCACTTCACTTCAATCCCCCCGCGCAATAAGTTCTGAAGTGGTATTGATTACCGTCCGATCTGGAGAAAGAAAGTTTTCACTAGATTATCGTCACCGATTATTTGCtctaagttttcaaaaaaaaattcttaaaagaTTTCTTCTGTATTGATTAGACcacttgttttaaaatatttaagtttatttcttaaaatatataatctATCCCTATGATCAAGTAGATAATATCAAATAATCAAACTGTCTAAATTGCATTAATTTCTGAGTAAAATAAATAGTCAAATATCATATCCAAAAGTAGCACTATATATTTTCATtcaaacggaggaagtatgtttgGCAGGCACAATACAATTATATAAACCTATATATACTAATCTTCAAAAAGAATTTTCATTTAACTCGATTGAAATAGCTCGAGCCttatgaaaaagagaaaaatgtttAATGCGGCTAGTGTaaaatcaaaatgagaaaacaatCACGCTCAGTTGTTTTTATGTTGGATTTAATTCTTTGACTCGGCATAGAGATAATTTACTCCATGCTATTGAGCTTTCCCAGTTTAACGATTTGCCACCGAcattgtctctttctataatatatcgaTGACTTCGTCGATGGTTGTATAATATTTCATTGGGCTGAGCAATTTAAACAAAAATGCTATTAGAGGATTGATTTATctaattagaagtttaaaaaaatataaaaaaaattatgtgacatccttacacaacatggaagtttCTATAAGTTTCATGTTCTTTTAGGCATCTTTACtttctacaaaaatatttttgtatggtATATCtcatagaatagattctctttaaAGTATACCTCGAGCCcccttaaaaaaagagaaaaatgtatTAACGCTCATGTGAAACCAAAATGAAAacaattgaaaagaaaaagaagatgaatGTTGAAGCAGGAATGAAACCCAAGGACCCCCTCCCTAGTAGATGCGATTGAGAGAGGGGGCCCACCTGTCTGTCAAAGACAGGACGCAGCCGCAGTgcccccctctttctctctctcttctccggctccggcgccgcctcccctcgttttccgagagagagagagagagaggcaggcgGAAGGGGGGATGGACGACTACGCGCGGGAGATGATGGAGCTCAAGACGCTCGTCACCCGCACCCTCGAGAAGAAGGGCGTCCTCGCCAAGATCAGGGTACAAATCCCCcatccctcttcttctcttctcttgctCACCTTTCTGCGGATCTGACTCACTACTTGCGGATCTCAATCTCCGGCCCGCCGGAATTGCTTCTCTTCACTGTTTATTGCTTCCTCTCACCTTCGACTTCCATGCGCCGCACTTGCTCTGCACTTGTTGAAGGAATTTTCTCGTCTTGACAAAGTCTACTGCTCTATTTAGGTTTCAATTTGTTAAACAAAAAGGGATCTCACGCTTGCCCTACTTTTGTTTGCATTGTCAATTAGAGTGCGAAATGTTGATCTACACACATGCCATTCCTCATGTGCCAAGATTCTAGACATCTgctatttaatttttttgttaaatCTATGTCCGAAATTTAGATAATAGTATTATCCTTGAGGAAGGAAGTGGATAGCTCTACTTTTCCTCATCTGTTGAAGCCAGGCTATGCTATATCAAAGCCATGTGCTCTCTTCAGTTTCAAGAGCCATTACATTACATACGAAAACCCTCCTATTACCATAAGGCGTGATCTTGTCTTGCACTCTTGCTTGAATAGGCTGAGCTAAGAGCAAGTGTGTTCGAGGCCATAGAAGAGGAGGATAGGGTAGTGGAGAATGATGATGGTGGGAATCCCGCTTTGCTTGGTAGCTGCAATGACCGAGCTAAGCAGCTGCATGCTTCACCATCAGGTTTGTGttctattttactttttttctacCCACAAGTTCAGATTCTTTCCCATGCtgcttcaaaaataattttatctgatatatatatatgattctcTAGATTCCTTTTTTGGAGATTTGTTTTCATACCATTCTGTGAATTTGCAGCTTGCCAAAATGCCACCATTGTGCCAAAGTAGCATCTTTATTCGCTTCATCTTTCGCTTCTACGCTTATGAAAGAACATTTTTTCTATCCTGCTGATGATTAGTTAGTCTTTGCCTTTCATTTCTGCTGCATAGTTTCTTCTTCGTTTATAATTGATTTACGTCGAACATTTTCTACTGCTCTCAGGTAGGTTATTAACAGCACTTGTAAGTGAATACTTGGAGTGGGCCCAGCTAAGTCACACGATGAAAGTTTATCTGCCTGAATGTAATCTGGTAACAGTTTGCCATATCTCATAAATCTTGGATGAATATGTCCAAAGTAAACATCTGCTAATGCTGCTATTGATTGTTGGCTGTTGCATTTGTAAATCAGCCAAAGGACTTCTGGAAGAATGAATTAAAGGATTTTTCTAACAAAAGCGGAGCTGAAGGGAGCAGGAGTGCTGAAAGTGGCCCCATGCTTCTAGATGTTCTTGAAGGATATCTCAAATATGAGGTACTCTTGCTAACTCAGAATCTCAGGCAGACAGTATATAAATGTATATGGAAATCTTTCTGTTTATGGAATTTTGATTTAATTGAAATCCCTGCGTTGCAACAggattttaattaaagaaaattattattAACCCATTATTACCATCATTTCCTgcatacttttttcttttaataaaatgTAAGGAATTGGTAATAGAGGtggttgacatgtggacccttTGGTCCTACttgacctttttctttttcaaatagTAGAGAGTTGGTGGTGGGAggggtggcagattcaccactcaccaccaccactactctcTTTTATAAGAGTAAGTAAAGATATCCACATTTTTCTTTCGCTGTTCTTGAGCCCATGAATTAACTATCAACACTTCTATTAGTGATACTAGTAAAATGTCCTTGTGTTGCATAGATTTCAACTAGCTATACtatgtataaaatataaaatacaatagaTAAATAATTATCCCTAAAACttattcacttgattaaatgaGACGAAATGAGCACCTATGTATACTTGTATACAGATATACAATACTTTTCTATGGAATTTCTACAAATAATACACACAAGGCTACATATTTTTTAACCACGAAAAATCTAGAGTGAGGTGGGTGTAGAACCTATCATAACCCCaaactctctctttctcttactcttctaaaagaaaatgcatttttacATATCTTAGTTTTAATCTTTATTTGCTTATATTGCCTGATTTTGGTTACTTGAATTGCTACATTGAGCAGAATTTGTCTCAAACAAGGATGGCTGGTACTGGTAGGAGAATAATCAATTCCGAGTCGGATCCGGCTCTAAATGCTGAACATAGGAACATGAGGAGGCCACCATCGTCTTCTTCAGTTACAGGCTTGCCTCCTATGGGAAGGTAACAGCTTACTACTATTCAGCTATTCAATTTGCAGATATTTGTTGTTTCCTCAAAACACAGGTAACATTTCCTTGCAACTCGCAGGCCAATGCCATCGTCACAGATGTCAGgtaaattataattttttttctcggtttgtttattttatgcTAGAGTGCTCCTCTAAAGCTAGCGCTTTGGACATTCAGACCGAAGAGGGGGGTCTTCGGCTTCCAATGCAAGGAAGGATGAATACAACTGGAGATATGATGCTGATGATATCTCTGAAGAAGTGTTGCGAGCATCAAGTGCTCTAGAAAACGTCCAGCTAGACCGGAAAGCTCGCAATCTGACGACTTCTTGGAGGTTGGAACTATTGCCTTTCTTCTTTGCACCTTCCCTTTTTGCCTGGCCATTTGTTTCTGATCATAGAATATCTGTTTCCAGGCATCCAGGCGACGGTGCTGAGTAAAATCGGAAGGTGGGATGGGTCCAATTCACCATTGCGCTGCTTGGACCCCCTTGGGCCATTTGTATCGTTTTGGTTGCTGCGGTGGGATTGTGCGCTTGCGTAGAAGAATGCTCAGTGTTGATCATGCCTACTGTACTCCTAGCTCATTTGTTTATGCACCATATATGGGATTTGATTTCTGCTGGACAATCTTGTTCTTGTGCGTATAATTTTAGTTGCGTGTAGTTTCTAACAAATTTGCTTTTGCTTACATCGGGAATTCTTGTTACAACGTGCATACAAACCTGCCCTGCAGCAGCAGttctctccaaatccagtttCCTGCTCTTGTAACTCCTTTGAGCAGCATTCACTTATTAGTTGCCAACAACAATTCCCAGCGGTATCATTTGATAAAACCAATTTGCACATAAACAATGTGTTAAACCAAGATTCTGGAGTGGTTACATTTCAGTTTTGTCACAGTATCATTTGGTAATTTATGCCTAATCTAGCTAGTAGAGTGACAGCACACTATTTCGGAGGCCTAGCAATTGCCTATTAACACCTCACTCAGTTCACTGACATTATTcccctttttgttttgtttgaggAGTATACCACGTTAACATGCCAATAATTGCTGCCAATGCTACTGGTATTGTTCCAAGATGAGTAGATTGATCTCGAGATTATGCCTTCCCTCTTATCATCCACGTACTCGCGCGTGCTGCATCTCTAATTACTCCTGCAATGCACATCCAAGCACTTAACATTGTAGCAACAAATGACACAAACCTATACTAGGTAGCACTGATTGACAATTTTCTTACAGAAAATACAAAAGGTGAAGCGACAATTACATTTCAGGGGTTAAACAAGTGTACTAACTCCAAACAAGCACAGACAATCGCAAGTACGACTGCATGTGTTCTTCAGCATATGGAATTTTGAGCGGACATATATACACAAATCTgtatctctttttctttttttcagatCAGTAAGTTAACAAGGCAGTCCTTCCTAGTTTGCAGTTACCTCAACCTTGATATACAGTGGCATGGAACAATTCTTGGATGAGGCATTCTAGGGCAGCTATTTTCatgttgctgatttttttttcctctgaatAGATTAGTTAGCAAGGTCCTACAAAGTGCATGAATTTCACGACATAGATTGTCAACTTTACAGTGAATGAATTCATTGCCAATCAATACCTATTCAGCTATCAACATTACTGCTTTTCCTGAACATATTCAGCTACCAAATGTGAacctaaattaattatattatgcGGTTGTGCCAGAATTCTCTTACATGAACCATCATGAAATCTCACTCCAAAACGGAAAAGCCTAGGCACACGACAATTTCACAGCAATCATCTAGGAGTGTCCTCCAAGGAGGCTGTGGGTCTGTAACGTAAATATCATAATATGCTTCTTGATATTTTAAGCAACCACTTGCACATTTTTGGCACAAAAAAACATTAGTAAGTTCTGAATGAAAATTACAGCATAAGCATACCTTTTCTTGAATGAAAATTACAGCATAAGCATACCTTTTCTTGCAGTCACTGATCTCATTACCATTTCTAAATCCATCCAAGCAGTGACAACCACCTCTTAATGCTTCAACAACAGCATCAGAACCAATAGCTTGGTCACATCCTTCTAACTTGTTTTCTAATCCAGCATCATTAGTGGCAACCAGAGTCTCCACACTTGTTGATGATGTTGGCTTTCTTGGAGGATGAGGTTTGGGGTGGTTGTGCTCACCGTTGTATACAATTTCAGCAATCCGGCCATCTGGTGTCATCTCCACCTTTCTCTTGACAGGGCATGTTGGGTGAGTGCACTTGTAGTAGCTCCGTGGGAACTCGCTCCCTTTCACTTGCTTCTGCCCATACTTCCTCCAGCTGTAGCCATCGTAGGACAAACTGTTCTTCGCACTGACATTTGGCTTCCTGACACTCTGGGACACTGTCAAATTGTCCCAACAGGCCCCTTTTCCTGTATCTGCTTTCTTTTGATCGCATGTTGTATGTGTTCCACTGTCTTCTAACTAAAAAGTTCAGCATGTTGTTAGAAAATGACCATATGATCATGTCAAAGGTAGGTTCAAAATAATCTAATGGACAGATGTATAATTATAAAAAGCATCATTTAAAAGAAGGTGCAAAATTATTTAACTGTCAGAAAGAAAATGAAATTTCTTTCCAGGAAACAGAGAAGTTGAATTTCGTGTCGAACTGACTCTGGTTGCAGCAATTTCTGTCGATGAATTACTCAATGGGTGTGTGAATCGCGTTGCCTTTGGACGCCTTAATATAATCTCCTCCAGGGAAGTAACCCGAGGAGAATCAATAGCAGTGGAGTCTTCCTGGAGCATTGAGAAGGACCTCAATCTGGAAGAAGGCCTGGAAGCCACGGGCTTCACAGCAGCAACCTTCTTGTGGCTTTGCATATCGCACTGGTGAAATTTTTAGCACAGTTTATGTACCAAAGTGAAATGACAAAGAAAGAAGGTAGAATAACACAAAATTTATCAACACAAGTCATGGATGTGCTCCCCTCTGCTGCTACCTGTACGTGGTGAATGAATAAAAGAGAACAGAGGAAAACTCATAGTGAGCTAGATGTGAAACTGAGGAattgaccaaaaaaaaagaagagaagagtgatACTGGAACAAAATAGcatgcatggaaaaaaaagtgaattTATGCAAAGCTATAGCTGAATTTTGAAGCCTGGTTGAGACCAAGCAACAAAACATGCAGAACATGCTGAAGTAATAATGCTTTATTTCAAGATGTTTACTTGTTTTCCTCTTGTGCATGTACAAAGCAAAAATTGAGACAGGAAGAAGAATCATAGTTCACATACCCAAGTCCCAAAGTCTTGTGCTGTGACAGGCAGAGACTGGTAGATGCAATCGAAGGGTGAGAAGGAAGTTGAGTTGAAGGGCTGATaaggagaggagaaaaggaaGATAGTTAAGGATGCATGTATGACTGTTAGGTCCGGAAGTGGTAGGTAGACTGGCAGATGCCGGATAGCTGCCCTCCTTGCTGCAGTTTAACAAATGCAAATACAATGACTCGGCTCATCTAACATTACTAGGTAATGTACCAATTTAATCTGTGGATCACAAAAACATAAGATAAGACCATGAGCTCCAACACTGATTCAACCATATACTCAAGTAACTTGCAAGCATAAGCACAGTAGCATTGTTGCATTAACCATAAACAGCAGTAATAAAGAGTATTTGAACTGACGAATTCTGCAAAATGGATTACTACTTACTTACACAAGACCTAGTATAGTCTACATGTTCTTGTTGCAAGCTCAGGGGAAAACAATCACCGCGAGCACAGAGACAATTAAGCTCTCAAGAGCAGCACAGAATGAATCAATAGCTAGGACTGTTGGTTGCTGTTGTTGTTCTATATGGATCACAGAACATAAGATAAGGCTATGAGCTCCAACACTGATTCAACCATTTATACTCAAATAATAGGCACAATAGCATTGTTTCATTAACCATAACCAACAGTAAAGAGTATTTGGACCCAAAATTCTGCAAAAAGATTACTACACAAGACCTGTTCTATTTGTACATGTTGTTCTTGCTGTGCTCACagaaaaccatatatatataatatcagTAAGAACACGAAGATTACAAATAAGTTGTGAAAGAGcaacagctagctagcacgaatgttggttggtggtggtggtgttttgGATGAGGGTATGGATGAGCTGCAGCAGCTGGGTCCTCATGGCCTTGACGCTGTCGTCGTTTACCTCCCTCTTCACGGCCTCCAAccaatcggaatcggaatcggaatggCGGGCGCGGGTGAGCCACCAGTTGCAGATGGCCCTGGCCACCGCTAGCACGAAGACGCCGCAGTCGTAGCCGTTTGTCTGCCTGGGCGTGGGGCCCTCGATGAGCGGGATCGCGGAGGCGGGGAGCAGCGggcggagcacggcggcgaggcggcgcgcggcgggcagGTTGGTGGGTGGGAGGCTGTCGTGGTGGACGAAGCGGGGGCCGGAGACGGCGTTGGAGTTGTCGAGGACAAGGAGGGTCCAGTGGG
The nucleotide sequence above comes from Oryza glaberrima chromosome 11, OglaRS2, whole genome shotgun sequence. Encoded proteins:
- the LOC127754412 gene encoding enoyl-[acyl-carrier-protein] reductase, mitochondrial-like isoform X2, yielding MAAAARLLPVAAKRLTARARRLSTSTSTSPPATAVLYDQHGPPDKVLRVAELPAAEIGERDVCVRMLAAPINPSDLNRVEGVYPVRPPLPAAVAGYEGVGQVHALGAAVDSRLLSPGDWVIPSPPSLGTWQTYIVNPATAWHRVRSDVPPQYAATVTVNPLTALRMLRDFINLAPGDTLVQNGATSIVGQCVIQLAKLHGLHTINIIRDRPGSQEAKDKLKQLGADHVFTESQLDIKNIKSLLGALPEPALGLNCVGGNAASVVLKFLRQGGTMVTYGGMSKKPVTVSTSSFIFKDLSLRGFWLQKWMSSDKAEESRTMIDYLLDLVHEGKLKYEMELTPFSDFHLALDKALGKHGSQPKQVLKF
- the LOC127754412 gene encoding enoyl-[acyl-carrier-protein] reductase, mitochondrial-like isoform X1; amino-acid sequence: MNELSTQCGGMAAAARLLPVAAKRLTARARRLSTSTSTSPPATAVLYDQHGPPDKVLRVAELPAAEIGERDVCVRMLAAPINPSDLNRVEGVYPVRPPLPAAVAGYEGVGQVHALGAAVDSRLLSPGDWVIPSPPSLGTWQTYIVNPATAWHRVRSDVPPQYAATVTVNPLTALRMLRDFINLAPGDTLVQNGATSIVGQCVIQLAKLHGLHTINIIRDRPGSQEAKDKLKQLGADHVFTESQLDIKNIKSLLGALPEPALGLNCVGGNAASVVLKFLRQGGTMVTYGGMSKKPVTVSTSSFIFKDLSLRGFWLQKWMSSDKAEESRTMIDYLLDLVHEGKLKYEMELTPFSDFHLALDKALGKHGSQPKQVLKF
- the LOC127754414 gene encoding protein TONNEAU 1a-like translates to MDDYAREMMELKTLVTRTLEKKGVLAKIRAELRASVFEAIEEEDRVVENDDGGNPALLGSCNDRAKQLHASPSGRLLTALVSEYLEWAQLSHTMKVYLPECNLPKDFWKNELKDFSNKSGAEGSRSAESGPMLLDVLEGYLKYENLSQTRMAGTGRRIINSESDPALNAEHRNMRRPPSSSSVTGLPPMGRPMPSSQMSDRRGGSSASNARKDEYNWRYDADDISEEVLRASSALENVQLDRKARNLTTSWRHPGDGAE